One region of Oryza sativa Japonica Group chromosome 5, ASM3414082v1 genomic DNA includes:
- the LOC4338525 gene encoding developmentally-regulated G-protein 2 — translation MGILERIKEIEAEMARTQKNKATEYHLGQLKAKIAKLRTQLLEPPKGSTGGGDGFEVTKFGHGRVALIGFPSVGKSTLLTMLTGTHSEAASYEFTTLTCIPGIIQYNDTKIQLLDLPGIIEGASEGKGRGRQVIAVAKSSDLVLMVLDASKSEGHRQILTRELEAVGLRLNKRPPQIYFKKKKTGGISFNSMIPLTHVDEKLCYQILHEYKIHNAEVLFREDATVDDFIDVIEGNRKYIKCVYVYNKIDVVGIDDVDKLARQPNSLVISCNLQLNLDRLLARMWEEMGLVRVYTKPQGQQPDFTDPVVLSTDRGGCTVEDFCNHIHRSLVKDVKYVLVWGTSARHYPQHCGLGHVLQDEDVVQIVKKKEKEDGGRGRFKSHTNAPARISDREKKAPLKT, via the exons ATGGGTATCCTTGAGAGGATCAAGGAGATTGAAGCCGAGATGGCTCGGACACAGAAAAATAAAGCAACAG AATACCATCTTGGACAACTGAAAGCAAAAATAGCAAAGTTGAGGACACAATTATTAGAGCCCCCTAAG GGTTCCACTGGTGGAGGAGATGGTTTTGAAGTCACAAAGTTTGGGCATGGTCGTGTTGCACTTATTGGATTTCCCAG TGTTGGAAAGTCAACTCTTTTGACTATGTTGACTGGGACCCATTCTGAAGCTGCATCATATGAGTTCACAACCCTCACTTGCATTCCTGGTATTATCCAGTACAATGATACCAAAATCCAACTTCTTGATCTTCCTGGTATCATTGAAGGTGCATCAGAAGGCAAGGGGCGTGGTAGACAG GTCATTGCTGTCGCAAAGTCATCAGATCTTGTGCTCATGGTTCTGGATGCCTCAAAA AGTGAAGGACACCGCCAAATATTAACTAGAGAACTGGAAGCTGTTGGACTTCGTCTGAACAAAAGGCCTCCTCAG ATATATTTCAAAAAGAAGAAGACTGGTGGAATTTCTTTCAACAGCATGATTCCCTTGACCCATGTTGATGAGAAGCTCTGCTATCAGATACTGCATGAGTACAAAATTCACAACGCAGAG GTGTTATTCCGCGAGGATGCTACCGTGGATGACTTCATCGATGTTATTGAAGGAAATCGGAAGTACATAAAATGTGTTTATGTATATAACAAGATTGATGTTGTTGGTATTGATGATGTGGATAAGCTTGCTCGGCAACCAAATTCGCTTGTGATCAGCTGCAATTTGCAG CTAAACTTGGACAGGCTACTAGCAAGAATGTGGGAGGAAATGGGGCTAGTGAGAGTGTATACAAAGCCACAAGGACAGCAACCTGATTTCACAGATCCAGTTGTTCTTTCTACT GATAGAGGTGGCTGCACAGTTGAAGACTTCTGCAACCATATCCATAGGAGTTTGGTCAAGGATGTGAAGTATGTACTTGTATGGGGAACAAGTGCGAGGCATTACCCGCAACATTGTGGGCTTGGCCATGTTCTTCAAGACGAGGATGTCGTCCAGATAGTAAAGAAGAAG GAGAAGGAGGACGGCGGTCGAGGCCGCTTCAAGTCGCACACAAACGCGCCCGCTCGCATATCCGACAGGGAGAAGAAAGCTCCTCTGAAGACCTGA